A window of the Cygnus atratus isolate AKBS03 ecotype Queensland, Australia chromosome 4, CAtr_DNAZoo_HiC_assembly, whole genome shotgun sequence genome harbors these coding sequences:
- the LOC118248410 gene encoding tumor necrosis factor receptor superfamily member 9-like isoform X2, with protein MTHASTPPAPGGVTTTTDLVTATAVPSADPGTTMLAPALPTTLPVTALTSGIVTTSHASTSASATPPDVTTSPGDPPTAPSLTTSVPSNCSRVNVTACAPCSPGTFPSDDAWSCSCCTGGSCTDAGACVPCPVGHYQPAWGQQRCLPCPRGHYANATRSTACSPCPPGHYANESGAAACRACQKGYFSSQQNAAFCLPCLPGSFCNTSSCTACLACPGGHEALREAAEACAPCQAGMFKGPGDTACKLCEPGEYQLLQGQESCDLCPENHYCPSPDVKPTKCPPDAFCPAGSTEPQYCMEAFLYKVGSSCQLAPLAIVLLALLSAGGIFTIFVIILKRRHESSKNSLKSLLLPRKSGWHTTYGVMEHTEPVYAGW; from the exons ATGACCCATGCCTCcacacccccagctcctggcgGTGTGACCACCACCACAGACCTCGTCACGGCCACAGCTGTGCCGTCAGCAGACCCTGGAACAACAATGCTCGCTCCGGCCCTGCCCACCACCCTGCCAGTGACCGCGCTCACCTCTGGGATCGTGACCACCTCTCACGCATCCACCAGTGCCTCGGCCACCCCTCCAGATGTCACCACGTCTCCTGGAGATCCACCAACAGCTCCGTCCCTCACCACCTCTGTGCCCTCCAACTGCAGCAGAGTGAACGTGACGGCATGTGCCCCTTGCTCCCCAGGGACATTTCCCAGCGATG atGCCTGGAGCTGCTCGTGCTGCACGGGGGGCTCGTGCACAGATGCTGGTGCCTGCGTTCCCTGCCCGGTGGGGCACTACCAGCCCGCGTGGGGACAGCAGAGGTGCCTGCCGTGTCCGCGGGGACACTACGCCAA CGCCACGAGGAGCACCGCGTGCTCGCCCTGCCCGCCCGGCCATTACGCGAACGAGTCTGGGGCCGCAGCCTGCAGAGCGTGCCAGAAAG GTTATTTTAGCTCCcagcaaaatgcagctttttgtcTGCCTTGCCTGCCTGGATCGTTTTGCAA cacctccagctGCACGGCATGTCTGGCCTGTCCCGGTGGGCACGAGGCTCTGCGCGAGGCAGCCGAGGCGTGCGCGCCGTGCCAGGCAG GTATGTTCAAAGGTCCCGGTGACACCGCGTGCAAGCTCTGCGAGCCAGGAGAATACCAAttgctgcagggccaggagagCTGTGACCTGTGCCCAGAGAACCACTACTGCCCC AGCCCAGACGTGAAACCAACCAAGTGCCCTCCTGATGCCTTCTGCCCCGCGGGCAGCACAGAGCCGCAGTACTGCATGGAGGCCTTCCTCTACAAGgtgggcagctcctgccagctggCGCCGCTGGCCATCGTCCTCCTGGCCCTTCTCTCAGCAG GTGGAATCTTTACCATCTTTGTGATAATACTGAAAAGAAGGCACGAATCTAGCAAGAACTCTTTGAAGTCCCTGCTGCTACCAAGAAAATCGGGGTGGCACACAACGTATGGCGTGATGGAGCACACAGAGCCGGTGTATGCTGGCTGGTAG
- the LOC118248410 gene encoding multiple epidermal growth factor-like domains protein 9 isoform X1, giving the protein MSAWPSPLLWSLATACLTGIALGQLTTTQVPIASTPVPPSATMTHASTPPAPGGVTTTTDLVTATAVPSADPGTTMLAPALPTTLPVTALTSGIVTTSHASTSASATPPDVTTSPGDPPTAPSLTTSVPSNCSRVNVTACAPCSPGTFPSDDAWSCSCCTGGSCTDAGACVPCPVGHYQPAWGQQRCLPCPRGHYANATRSTACSPCPPGHYANESGAAACRACQKGYFSSQQNAAFCLPCLPGSFCNTSSCTACLACPGGHEALREAAEACAPCQAGMFKGPGDTACKLCEPGEYQLLQGQESCDLCPENHYCPSPDVKPTKCPPDAFCPAGSTEPQYCMEAFLYKVGSSCQLAPLAIVLLALLSAGGIFTIFVIILKRRHESSKNSLKSLLLPRKSGWHTTYGVMEHTEPVYAGW; this is encoded by the exons ATGAGCGCCTGgccctctcctctgctctggagcTTGGCCACGGCGTGTCTGACAG gTATTGCTTTAGGCCAGCTGACCACTACCCAAGTCCCTATTGCATCAACCCCGGTGCCTCCCAGTGCCACCATGACCCATGCCTCcacacccccagctcctggcgGTGTGACCACCACCACAGACCTCGTCACGGCCACAGCTGTGCCGTCAGCAGACCCTGGAACAACAATGCTCGCTCCGGCCCTGCCCACCACCCTGCCAGTGACCGCGCTCACCTCTGGGATCGTGACCACCTCTCACGCATCCACCAGTGCCTCGGCCACCCCTCCAGATGTCACCACGTCTCCTGGAGATCCACCAACAGCTCCGTCCCTCACCACCTCTGTGCCCTCCAACTGCAGCAGAGTGAACGTGACGGCATGTGCCCCTTGCTCCCCAGGGACATTTCCCAGCGATG atGCCTGGAGCTGCTCGTGCTGCACGGGGGGCTCGTGCACAGATGCTGGTGCCTGCGTTCCCTGCCCGGTGGGGCACTACCAGCCCGCGTGGGGACAGCAGAGGTGCCTGCCGTGTCCGCGGGGACACTACGCCAA CGCCACGAGGAGCACCGCGTGCTCGCCCTGCCCGCCCGGCCATTACGCGAACGAGTCTGGGGCCGCAGCCTGCAGAGCGTGCCAGAAAG GTTATTTTAGCTCCcagcaaaatgcagctttttgtcTGCCTTGCCTGCCTGGATCGTTTTGCAA cacctccagctGCACGGCATGTCTGGCCTGTCCCGGTGGGCACGAGGCTCTGCGCGAGGCAGCCGAGGCGTGCGCGCCGTGCCAGGCAG GTATGTTCAAAGGTCCCGGTGACACCGCGTGCAAGCTCTGCGAGCCAGGAGAATACCAAttgctgcagggccaggagagCTGTGACCTGTGCCCAGAGAACCACTACTGCCCC AGCCCAGACGTGAAACCAACCAAGTGCCCTCCTGATGCCTTCTGCCCCGCGGGCAGCACAGAGCCGCAGTACTGCATGGAGGCCTTCCTCTACAAGgtgggcagctcctgccagctggCGCCGCTGGCCATCGTCCTCCTGGCCCTTCTCTCAGCAG GTGGAATCTTTACCATCTTTGTGATAATACTGAAAAGAAGGCACGAATCTAGCAAGAACTCTTTGAAGTCCCTGCTGCTACCAAGAAAATCGGGGTGGCACACAACGTATGGCGTGATGGAGCACACAGAGCCGGTGTATGCTGGCTGGTAG